A window of the Candidatus Zixiibacteriota bacterium genome harbors these coding sequences:
- a CDS encoding DUF58 domain-containing protein produces MLPSEILKKIRRIEITTRRAVNDVFAGEYHSTFRGQGMEFEEVREYQPGDDVRLIDWNVTARTGVPFIKKYREEREMSVMLLVDASSSGQFGTRTQRKDEMAAEICGLLAFSAIRNNDKVGMIIFTDEVEKYIAPRKGRGHVLRLIREILYFKPVGRSTNIGNALEYLNRVIKRKSVVFLVSDFLSSGYASDLIIANRKHDVVAIKIGDEREARMEDFGLIDFEDAETGEIIAIDTSDSDFRRQFGLQATELSTELEKAFRRMNIDFVQLTTGHDYFLPLTKFFKMRERRFR; encoded by the coding sequence GTGCTGCCGTCCGAGATTCTCAAGAAGATTCGTCGCATCGAGATCACCACGCGCCGGGCCGTCAACGACGTATTTGCGGGGGAATATCATTCGACCTTTCGCGGCCAGGGGATGGAATTCGAGGAGGTGCGCGAGTACCAGCCGGGCGACGACGTGCGGCTGATCGACTGGAACGTCACGGCGCGCACCGGGGTGCCGTTCATCAAGAAGTACCGCGAAGAGCGGGAGATGTCCGTGATGCTGCTGGTGGACGCGTCGTCCTCGGGGCAATTCGGGACGCGCACGCAGCGCAAGGACGAGATGGCGGCGGAGATTTGCGGATTGCTGGCGTTCTCCGCGATCCGGAACAACGACAAAGTCGGGATGATCATCTTCACGGATGAAGTGGAGAAGTACATCGCGCCGCGCAAGGGGCGGGGGCACGTGCTGCGGCTGATACGGGAAATCCTGTATTTCAAGCCGGTGGGGCGGTCGACGAATATCGGCAACGCACTGGAGTATCTCAACCGCGTGATCAAGCGTAAGTCGGTAGTATTTTTGGTGAGCGATTTTCTGAGCTCCGGTTACGCCAGCGATCTGATCATTGCCAATCGCAAGCACGACGTGGTGGCGATCAAGATCGGCGACGAACGCGAGGCGCGGATGGAGGATTTCGGGCTGATCGACTTCGAGGACGCCGAGACGGGCGAGATCATCGCGATCGACACGTCCGATTCCGATTTTCGCCGCCAGTTTGGATTGCAGGCGACGGAGTTGTCGACGGAGTTGGAGAAGGCGTTCCGGCGGATGAATATCGACTTCGTGCAGTTGACGACCGGTCACGACTATTTCCTTCCGCTGACGAAGTTCTTCAAGATGCGCGAGCGGAGGTTCCGGTAG
- a CDS encoding MoxR family ATPase — MDQDIRQIQAEVERNYEFVLRLKSEVGRVIVGQEYLIDRMIMALLADGHILVEGVPGLAKTLAIKTLCQAIKADFQRLQFTPDLLPADLIGTMIYSQADGKFSVKKGPIFANMILADEINRAPAKVQSALLEAMQERQVTIADTTHPLPKPFLVMATQNPIEQEGTYPLPEAQVDRFMFKLKVTYPSKAEELEILNRMTVGATFEVNPVISPQDLISARSVMNKIYVDDKVKEYIVNVVFATRNPEAYNLNIKGLIDYGASPRATINLTLASKAHAFMRGRGYITPDDVKTIGMDVLRHRVILTYEAEAEEVDSEAIVTKIFNEVEVP, encoded by the coding sequence GTGGATCAAGACATCAGACAAATTCAGGCCGAAGTCGAGCGCAACTACGAGTTCGTGCTTCGGCTCAAGAGTGAGGTCGGACGGGTCATTGTCGGTCAGGAGTATTTGATCGATCGGATGATCATGGCGCTGCTGGCGGATGGGCATATCCTGGTCGAGGGGGTGCCGGGGTTGGCCAAGACGCTGGCGATTAAGACGCTGTGTCAGGCGATCAAGGCTGATTTCCAGCGGCTGCAGTTTACGCCCGACTTACTGCCGGCCGATCTGATCGGGACGATGATTTATTCGCAGGCGGACGGCAAATTCTCGGTCAAGAAGGGACCGATCTTCGCCAACATGATTCTGGCGGATGAAATCAACCGCGCACCGGCAAAGGTGCAGTCGGCGCTCTTGGAGGCGATGCAGGAGCGGCAGGTGACGATCGCCGACACCACGCATCCGCTGCCGAAGCCGTTCTTGGTCATGGCGACTCAAAATCCGATCGAGCAGGAGGGGACCTATCCGTTGCCGGAGGCGCAGGTCGACCGGTTCATGTTCAAGCTGAAGGTGACCTATCCGTCCAAAGCCGAAGAACTGGAGATTCTCAACCGCATGACGGTGGGCGCGACTTTCGAGGTCAATCCCGTAATCAGTCCCCAAGATCTGATTTCAGCGCGGTCGGTGATGAACAAGATTTACGTCGACGACAAAGTGAAGGAATACATCGTCAACGTGGTGTTCGCGACGCGGAATCCGGAAGCCTACAATCTCAATATCAAGGGGCTGATCGATTACGGCGCCTCGCCGCGCGCGACGATTAATCTGACGCTGGCTTCGAAGGCGCACGCTTTTATGCGCGGGCGCGGCTATATCACGCCGGACGACGTGAAGACAATCGGGATGGATGTGTTGCGGCACCGGGTAATCCTGACGTACGAGGCCGAGGCCGAGGAGGTGGATTCCGAGGCGATCGTGACCAAGATCTTCAACGAGGTTGAGGTACCGTAG
- a CDS encoding VWA domain-containing protein, giving the protein MFQFAHPQFLWLLLLLPLVAYFMFRRRREAAIKFSDITLLRSIRKSNKARNRRILQVLRLLVLAALVIALARPQSGKKTTEITAEGIDIMLALDVSGSMKAEDFKPQNRLTVAKEVIKDFIRGRQNDRVGLVVFARQSFTQCPLTLDYGVLVNFVDQVDFGMVDDGTAIGMGIANAVNRLRDSKAKSRIIILLTDGVNNAGEIDPLTAADIAKSLGIRIYTIGAGRPGKALVPIEDPIFGKRYVQIDHELDEKQLTKVAETTGGKYFQARSEDMLKNIYQQISELEKTKFKVKEYLQFDQFFPYVLLIAGVLLGLELLLRETVFRRLP; this is encoded by the coding sequence ATGTTCCAGTTTGCGCATCCGCAATTTCTGTGGCTGCTGTTGCTTCTGCCGCTGGTCGCCTACTTCATGTTTCGACGGCGGCGGGAGGCAGCGATCAAGTTCTCAGATATCACGCTGCTGCGGAGTATCCGCAAGTCAAACAAGGCGCGCAACCGGCGGATCCTGCAGGTGCTGCGATTGCTGGTGCTGGCGGCGCTGGTGATCGCGCTGGCACGGCCGCAGTCCGGGAAGAAGACGACCGAGATTACCGCCGAGGGGATCGACATCATGCTGGCGCTGGACGTGTCCGGGTCGATGAAGGCGGAGGATTTCAAGCCGCAGAACCGGTTGACGGTGGCCAAGGAAGTGATCAAGGATTTCATCCGCGGGCGGCAGAACGACCGGGTCGGGCTGGTGGTGTTTGCGCGGCAGTCGTTCACGCAATGTCCGTTGACGCTGGATTACGGTGTACTGGTGAACTTTGTCGATCAGGTGGACTTCGGGATGGTCGATGACGGCACGGCGATCGGGATGGGCATTGCCAACGCGGTCAACCGGCTGCGCGATTCCAAGGCGAAGTCGCGGATCATCATCCTGCTGACCGATGGTGTCAACAATGCGGGAGAGATCGATCCCTTGACGGCGGCCGATATCGCCAAGTCGCTGGGGATTCGCATTTATACGATCGGTGCCGGACGGCCAGGGAAGGCGCTGGTGCCGATTGAAGACCCGATCTTCGGGAAGCGGTACGTGCAGATCGATCACGAACTGGACGAGAAGCAGTTGACGAAGGTCGCGGAGACCACTGGCGGCAAGTACTTCCAGGCGCGCTCGGAAGACATGCTCAAGAACATCTATCAGCAGATTTCCGAACTGGAGAAGACGAAGTTCAAGGTGAAGGAGTATCTGCAGTTCGACCAGTTCTTCCCGTATGTCCTGCTGATCGCGGGCGTGCTGCTGGGCTTGGAATTATTGCTGCGCGAGACAGTGTTCCGGAGACTGCCGTAA
- a CDS encoding VWA domain-containing protein, which translates to MRFAAPEYFWGLLIIAALALFFWWSARKKKRLLETFADRGLLGNLIQNYSPRRRHYKMAFLFLGMILLVLCLARPQFGTHMEVLKREGQDVMIVVDCSASMLAEDMKPNRLDRAKQEVRGLISRLQGDRVGLTAFAGGAFIQCPLTLDYSAAELFVDVLSTDLIPYPGTNLAEAITTATGGFVSKERKNKVMIVITDGEDFGEGLDRAVQDAKLAGVRIYTIGIGRPEGEPIPIRNARGEMVGYKKDEAGELVLTRLDEATLQRVAAETDGRYYHAAQGEIALDEIYQEIASMQKKELHDILMTQYEDRFQYLLPGAIVLLAAEALLSERRRRKNNGGTNDATA; encoded by the coding sequence ATGCGATTTGCCGCGCCGGAGTATTTCTGGGGACTGCTGATCATCGCCGCGCTGGCGTTGTTTTTCTGGTGGAGCGCGCGCAAGAAGAAGCGGCTGCTGGAGACGTTTGCCGACCGCGGGCTGCTGGGGAATTTGATTCAGAATTATTCGCCGCGCCGCCGGCATTACAAGATGGCGTTTCTCTTTTTGGGGATGATCCTGTTGGTGCTGTGTCTGGCGCGGCCGCAGTTCGGGACGCACATGGAGGTCTTGAAGCGCGAAGGTCAGGATGTCATGATTGTCGTAGACTGCTCGGCCTCGATGCTGGCGGAGGACATGAAGCCGAACCGGCTGGATCGCGCCAAGCAGGAGGTGCGGGGGTTGATTTCGCGCTTGCAGGGGGACCGGGTCGGGCTGACGGCCTTCGCGGGCGGAGCGTTCATCCAGTGTCCGCTAACGTTGGACTATTCGGCGGCGGAGTTGTTTGTCGATGTGCTGAGCACCGATCTGATTCCGTATCCGGGGACGAATCTGGCCGAGGCGATCACCACGGCGACGGGCGGGTTCGTCAGCAAGGAGCGGAAGAACAAGGTGATGATCGTGATCACCGACGGCGAAGATTTCGGCGAGGGGCTGGATCGCGCAGTGCAGGACGCCAAGCTGGCCGGAGTGCGGATTTACACAATTGGGATCGGGCGGCCGGAGGGTGAGCCGATACCGATTCGCAATGCGCGGGGCGAAATGGTCGGTTACAAGAAGGATGAAGCGGGCGAGCTGGTGCTGACGCGGCTGGATGAAGCAACCTTGCAGCGTGTCGCCGCCGAGACCGACGGACGGTACTATCATGCGGCGCAAGGCGAAATAGCACTGGATGAGATCTATCAGGAGATCGCGAGCATGCAGAAGAAGGAATTGCACGATATTCTGATGACGCAGTACGAGGATCGGTTCCAGTACCTTCTGCCCGGGGCGATCGTGCTGCTGGCGGCGGAGGCGCTGTTGTCGGAGCGGCGGCGGCGCAAGAACAACGGAGGTACGAATGATGCGACTGCTTAG
- a CDS encoding protein BatD, whose protein sequence is MRWKVIAVVAWLGLAAGLVWAGKANVASRIDKSQMTQDETVEYTIEISGEVSRYPNIQLADLQDFNVYSSGTSQSFTWVNGQSQQSKRYVFRLAPNKSGRLVIPAFALDIDGVRYTTETQVVQVFPARATQQARTSDPNAQRRQQQQQQQQQTGISRDDLFVRTSLDRDTVYVNEQTTLALRFYNAIELLQNPDYKPPDKTGFWVEDLGQQKTDFQTVNGRDYRVQELKTALFPTGPGVQTIGAAEITCLVQERRRNRDPFSIFDDFGMFGQTKSVKLTSEPLKVVVLPLPEAGKPADFSGAVGQYRISATVDKTKVEANEPVTMTIKISGTGNIKTVTLPEPPQLADFRSYQAGDSENVERVNYRIGGTKTYEQVFIPKRAGAYVLPSVSLSYFDPAARAYKIISTDPVRLEVAPSTDRFTSQMQNLQSNRIDPTAGAKDIRYLKSEVGNLNSRRSKPLVMSPLFALLYALPIAAYVVIAQQQRRREKLESDQGFRRLKQARKMAEGRLAKAKEHLNGNAADAFYTEISRSLIDYFADRYNLPGFGLTADQIKAFAAGKENDTLIEKMLSLLEQCDFGRFAPGGARAAQMQRMWEEARQLIIDLEKTR, encoded by the coding sequence ATGAGGTGGAAAGTCATCGCAGTAGTTGCGTGGCTGGGTCTTGCGGCCGGGCTCGTGTGGGCTGGAAAGGCGAATGTTGCCTCTCGGATCGACAAGAGCCAGATGACGCAGGATGAGACGGTCGAGTATACGATCGAGATCTCAGGCGAGGTCAGCCGTTACCCGAACATCCAGTTGGCCGATCTGCAGGACTTCAATGTCTACTCTTCCGGCACCAGCCAAAGTTTCACCTGGGTGAATGGGCAATCGCAGCAGTCGAAGCGGTATGTGTTCCGGCTGGCGCCGAACAAGAGCGGGCGGCTGGTGATCCCGGCGTTTGCGCTCGATATTGACGGTGTCCGCTATACGACCGAGACGCAGGTCGTACAGGTGTTTCCGGCGCGGGCGACGCAACAGGCGCGAACGAGCGACCCGAATGCGCAGCGGCGGCAACAGCAACAGCAGCAGCAGCAGCAGACGGGGATTTCACGGGACGATCTGTTTGTTCGCACCAGTCTGGATCGCGATACGGTTTACGTCAACGAGCAAACCACGCTAGCCCTGCGGTTTTACAATGCGATCGAGTTGTTGCAGAATCCCGACTACAAACCGCCCGACAAGACGGGTTTCTGGGTGGAGGACCTGGGGCAGCAGAAGACCGATTTTCAGACGGTCAATGGCCGCGATTACCGCGTCCAGGAACTCAAGACAGCCTTGTTCCCGACGGGACCGGGAGTGCAGACGATCGGCGCGGCGGAAATCACCTGTCTGGTGCAGGAGCGCCGGCGCAATCGCGATCCCTTTTCAATCTTCGACGATTTCGGGATGTTCGGCCAAACCAAGTCGGTGAAGCTGACTTCCGAGCCGCTCAAGGTCGTGGTGCTGCCGCTGCCGGAGGCCGGCAAGCCGGCCGATTTTTCCGGGGCAGTCGGGCAGTACCGGATCAGCGCCACGGTAGACAAGACCAAGGTTGAGGCGAACGAGCCGGTGACGATGACGATCAAGATTTCCGGCACGGGCAACATCAAGACGGTGACGCTGCCGGAGCCGCCGCAGTTGGCGGATTTTCGTTCCTATCAGGCGGGTGATTCGGAGAATGTCGAGCGCGTGAATTACCGGATTGGCGGGACCAAGACGTACGAGCAGGTGTTTATCCCGAAGCGAGCGGGGGCCTACGTGCTGCCCTCGGTGAGTCTCTCGTACTTCGATCCGGCAGCGCGCGCGTACAAGATCATCAGCACCGACCCGGTGCGGCTGGAGGTGGCGCCCTCGACGGACCGGTTCACGTCGCAGATGCAGAACTTGCAGAGCAACCGGATCGATCCGACAGCGGGAGCGAAGGATATCCGCTATCTCAAGTCGGAAGTGGGCAATTTGAATTCGCGGCGGAGCAAGCCGCTGGTGATGAGCCCGCTGTTTGCCTTATTGTATGCGTTGCCGATTGCGGCGTACGTGGTGATTGCGCAGCAGCAGCGGCGGCGGGAGAAGCTGGAGTCGGACCAGGGATTCCGGCGTTTGAAACAGGCGCGCAAGATGGCCGAGGGCCGGTTGGCGAAGGCCAAGGAGCATCTGAACGGAAACGCGGCGGACGCGTTTTATACCGAAATCAGCCGATCTCTGATTGATTATTTTGCTGATCGCTATAATTTGCCGGGATTCGGATTGACGGCCGACCAGATCAAGGCATTTGCCGCCGGCAAGGAGAACGACACGCTGATCGAGAAGATGCTGAGCTTGTTGGAGCAATGCGACTTCGGCCGTTTTGCGCCGGGCGGCGCGCGAGCGGCGCAGATGCAGCGGATGTGGGAGGAGGCCCGACAGTTGATCATCGACCTGGAGAAGACGCGTTGA
- a CDS encoding UbiA family prenyltransferase yields MNKIIAGIKLIRPLNGLVAALSLVAAAAVAHGRLELPRLEAAAVFFLVSFGYVINDIFDQGADRMNRPQRALPSGAVTVKEAWMIAQGMLVVGLGVALAGGTRLFSYYVAVALVLMLYAKALSSRLLVSNIVVAALCASVFLLPTWQKNAGSVDWSAVLAAITLTFLFNLMREIVKDIEDIAGDRVLSRTTVPIRFGAGRARLIASLIGLLVVLASVAADGALNRSITYLTIVIIGVDLPLAILFILYLRRDPVGFAGRVSVVLKVLMVPALVALAAAGVK; encoded by the coding sequence GTGAACAAGATCATTGCCGGAATCAAGCTCATCCGACCACTGAACGGATTGGTCGCTGCATTATCACTGGTGGCTGCCGCGGCTGTAGCGCACGGGCGGTTGGAGCTGCCGCGCCTCGAAGCTGCCGCGGTGTTTTTCCTGGTATCATTCGGGTACGTGATCAATGATATCTTCGACCAAGGCGCCGATCGCATGAATCGGCCGCAACGCGCATTGCCGTCGGGGGCGGTGACGGTGAAGGAAGCGTGGATGATCGCGCAGGGGATGCTCGTTGTTGGGCTCGGAGTTGCGTTGGCCGGCGGCACCAGACTATTCAGCTATTATGTTGCGGTTGCGCTGGTACTGATGCTTTATGCCAAGGCTCTTTCATCGCGATTGTTGGTGAGCAACATCGTTGTGGCCGCGCTCTGTGCATCAGTCTTCCTGTTGCCGACGTGGCAGAAGAACGCCGGTTCGGTTGACTGGTCGGCAGTCCTGGCGGCGATCACGCTGACATTCCTATTCAACTTAATGCGCGAGATCGTCAAGGATATTGAGGATATTGCCGGCGATCGGGTCCTGAGCCGGACGACGGTGCCAATCAGATTCGGGGCGGGGCGGGCGCGGCTGATCGCGAGTTTGATCGGATTGCTGGTGGTACTGGCGAGCGTCGCAGCCGATGGCGCTTTGAATCGATCGATAACATATTTGACGATTGTGATCATTGGAGTGGACCTGCCGTTGGCGATATTATTTATCCTGTATTTGCGTCGAGACCCAGTTGGTTTTGCTGGGCGGGTATCAGTAGTGCTAAAGGTATTGATGGTGCCGGCATTGGTCGCATTGGCGGCGGCCGGTGTTAAATAG
- a CDS encoding glycosyltransferase family 39 protein encodes MGWAREHRGLVWILAAQAAVALVFAFTRVVDADEGFYLAAAQRVSDGLVPHIDFFYPQSPLFPLIFAPLGGWGMESLQLLRVLAVVASLGLTALCYRFVAKTSGNREAAVVTAALVAINGLALTWHSVFKPYAFIDLLIFAAFYLTFVRGDEKPGYGRVFWIMALTALAANLRSVMLVLLPVLLYYLVTRGRRQGAATGKLTVAAIAGIALPTLPALWIAISAPTQFFFNNLGFHLQREPIEPFSALVLHKLTVLGKFLALPQTILLLGAALASWLLIRQKLEQAPDWLKPAGVVALVLALVYLVPTPVHLQYFQQTIPYLALLTVPCAAFVLREAKLRLILRSAGMLYLVGLLPFVVLFIVSPREQDQRFEWTQLKAVVGKIESQSQPNDTVLSEWAGYAALAMRPQLPGSEHVGFHFPLKISAAEFEQMHLLTTAAINSALAARRPELVIVDYQVYPEWREALEANYHAADSSERTYIYKRNAASL; translated from the coding sequence ATGGGTTGGGCGCGCGAACACCGAGGGCTGGTGTGGATACTGGCGGCGCAGGCAGCGGTGGCGCTGGTGTTTGCGTTCACGCGGGTGGTGGATGCCGACGAAGGGTTTTATTTGGCGGCGGCGCAGCGTGTCAGTGACGGTCTGGTGCCGCACATTGATTTTTTCTATCCGCAGTCACCGCTGTTTCCGCTGATCTTTGCGCCGCTGGGCGGTTGGGGAATGGAATCGTTGCAGCTGTTGCGCGTGCTGGCGGTCGTAGCGAGCCTGGGATTGACGGCGTTGTGCTATCGCTTCGTGGCGAAGACGAGCGGAAATCGCGAAGCGGCCGTTGTGACGGCGGCGCTGGTGGCGATCAACGGGCTGGCGTTGACCTGGCATAGTGTGTTCAAGCCGTATGCGTTTATCGATCTGCTGATCTTTGCGGCGTTTTATCTGACGTTTGTCCGGGGCGATGAGAAACCTGGATACGGGCGGGTGTTTTGGATTATGGCGCTGACGGCGCTGGCAGCGAATCTGCGGTCAGTGATGCTGGTGCTCTTGCCGGTGTTGCTTTACTACCTGGTTACGCGCGGGCGAAGGCAGGGTGCAGCGACAGGGAAGTTGACAGTGGCGGCAATTGCCGGAATAGCGCTGCCGACGCTTCCGGCGCTGTGGATCGCCATCAGCGCACCGACCCAGTTCTTCTTCAACAATCTGGGGTTTCACCTGCAGCGAGAGCCGATCGAGCCGTTTTCGGCGCTCGTACTGCACAAGCTCACCGTGCTCGGGAAGTTCCTGGCCTTGCCACAAACGATTCTGCTTCTGGGCGCCGCGTTGGCCTCATGGCTGCTGATTCGGCAGAAACTGGAGCAAGCGCCGGACTGGTTGAAGCCGGCGGGAGTGGTGGCGCTGGTCCTGGCGCTGGTCTATCTCGTGCCGACGCCGGTGCACCTGCAATATTTTCAGCAGACGATCCCCTATTTGGCGCTCCTGACGGTTCCGTGCGCGGCGTTCGTGCTGCGGGAGGCCAAACTGCGGCTGATTCTGCGATCGGCGGGGATGCTGTATCTGGTCGGATTGTTGCCGTTTGTGGTGCTGTTTATTGTTTCGCCGCGTGAGCAGGACCAGCGATTTGAATGGACGCAGTTGAAAGCGGTGGTCGGCAAGATTGAGTCGCAGTCGCAACCGAATGACACGGTGCTGTCGGAGTGGGCAGGCTATGCGGCGCTGGCGATGCGGCCGCAGTTGCCGGGATCGGAGCATGTCGGATTTCATTTTCCCCTGAAGATTTCCGCGGCAGAATTTGAACAGATGCACTTGTTGACGACGGCCGCGATTAATTCCGCTTTGGCAGCGCGGCGGCCGGAGTTGGTCATCGTCGACTATCAGGTTTATCCGGAATGGCGGGAAGCGCTGGAGGCGAACTACCATGCCGCCGATAGCAGCGAGCGAACTTACATCTATAAGAGAAATGCGGCCAGTTTATAG
- a CDS encoding tetratricopeptide repeat protein: MMRLLSLALALLVLTTTGSARADYRKLVKRGNEAAQKQDYENALKSYREAEIEKPQDPLIEFNIGTALYGQTGFEDAVKRFTKALETQDEKLQADAYYNLGNSFFRAERYAEAITAYKHALELNSEDAEAKYNLELARKKLKDQAQQQQQQQQNQQNQQQEQDQQQQQDQNQQQDQQQQDQKQQDQQQQQQQQQQGGNEQQEQQQQQQQQQQQQQGESGEDQDQQQQEGGAQKQGDEKQQQAPDQQKMSKEDAMRILRAINNDEKDMQKKVTRQRMGIPAYPSGKDW, translated from the coding sequence ATGATGCGACTGCTTAGTCTAGCCCTGGCACTCCTGGTCCTAACGACAACGGGCAGCGCGCGGGCGGATTACCGCAAACTGGTTAAGCGCGGTAATGAGGCGGCGCAGAAGCAGGACTACGAGAACGCGCTGAAGTCGTACCGCGAGGCGGAGATTGAGAAGCCGCAAGATCCGCTGATCGAGTTCAACATCGGCACGGCGTTGTACGGCCAGACGGGCTTTGAGGATGCGGTGAAGCGTTTTACCAAGGCGCTGGAGACGCAGGACGAGAAGTTGCAGGCGGACGCGTACTACAATCTCGGCAACAGTTTCTTTCGGGCGGAGCGATACGCGGAGGCCATCACGGCGTACAAACATGCGCTGGAGTTGAATTCGGAAGATGCGGAGGCGAAATACAACCTTGAATTGGCGCGCAAGAAGCTGAAGGACCAGGCGCAGCAACAACAACAGCAGCAGCAGAATCAACAGAACCAGCAGCAAGAGCAGGATCAACAGCAGCAACAGGATCAGAACCAGCAGCAGGACCAACAGCAGCAGGATCAGAAACAGCAGGATCAGCAGCAGCAACAGCAACAGCAGCAGCAAGGTGGAAACGAACAACAGGAGCAACAGCAGCAACAACAACAGCAGCAACAGCAGCAGCAGGGTGAAAGCGGGGAAGATCAGGATCAGCAGCAGCAGGAGGGAGGCGCGCAGAAGCAGGGCGACGAGAAGCAGCAGCAGGCGCCCGATCAGCAGAAGATGAGCAAGGAGGATGCGATGCGGATTCTGCGGGCGATCAACAATGACGAGAAGGATATGCAGAAGAAGGTTACCCGACAACGGATGGGCATTCCGGCATATCCCTCCGGCAAGGATTGGTAG
- a CDS encoding tetratricopeptide repeat protein, producing the protein MKRIVIVLLLTLGVSAARASVEEDFRAAISLYDQGKFSESAQSLQQIIDRGYASPQLYYNAGCAYYKSGRLGHAIANFRRAQRLAPEDEDIKANLQFAQLFTVDKIEASDKALFQSQIGSVLNTLSPNQYFLISLLAFGGLFLLLTLKRTGKLQRSPTGWLITLGVVTAICVGAMIWTLKSNYLVEEGVVVVEQTDVLSGPGTDFEVQFEAHEGLLFQILDSRADYYLGLFANQLKGWVRRSDVLTI; encoded by the coding sequence TTGAAGCGGATCGTGATTGTCCTTCTGCTTACCCTCGGCGTCAGCGCAGCGCGCGCCAGCGTGGAAGAGGATTTTCGCGCCGCGATCAGTCTTTACGACCAGGGGAAATTTTCCGAGTCGGCGCAGTCGCTGCAGCAGATCATCGATCGCGGCTACGCCTCGCCGCAGCTTTACTACAATGCCGGTTGCGCGTACTACAAGTCGGGGCGGCTCGGGCACGCCATCGCAAATTTCCGCCGGGCGCAACGGCTGGCGCCGGAGGATGAGGACATCAAGGCCAATCTCCAGTTCGCGCAGTTGTTTACCGTCGACAAGATCGAAGCCTCGGACAAGGCACTGTTCCAGTCGCAGATCGGCTCGGTGCTGAATACGCTGTCGCCGAACCAGTACTTTTTGATCAGCCTGCTGGCCTTCGGCGGGCTGTTTTTGCTGCTGACGCTGAAGCGGACGGGGAAATTGCAGCGGTCGCCGACGGGCTGGCTGATCACGCTGGGGGTGGTGACGGCGATCTGCGTCGGGGCGATGATCTGGACCTTGAAAAGCAACTATCTGGTGGAAGAGGGGGTCGTGGTCGTCGAACAAACGGATGTGCTGTCGGGGCCGGGGACCGACTTTGAGGTGCAGTTTGAGGCGCATGAGGGGCTGCTGTTTCAGATTCTGGACAGCCGCGCGGACTACTACCTGGGACTGTTTGCCAATCAGCTGAAGGGGTGGGTGCGGCGCAGCGACGTGCTGACGATCTGA